CTTTTATCTTTATCCACATCCCGTCGAGATGAACGTCATCTATATCCAGGCTGAGAACCTCCTGCGCCCTCGTACCTGTTGAATACATAAGCTCGAAGATCGCCCGGTTCCTGACATTCAACCACCCCTCTCTGGGAAGAAAATCGAGAAAGTGAAACATCTCATCAATCGTGTAAAACTTGGGAAGGTTTTTTTCGATCTTCGGATTCTTTATGACCAGCGCGGTATTCTCCTCGGTATAGCCCTTTCTCTTCATAAATTTGAAAAACACCTTGATGGCAGAAACCTTCCGCGAAAGAGAAGACTTTTTAAGATTTTTATAGATACTGACGATATAGGCCCTTATGGTATTGTGGTCTATCGCGTCGTATGAGCTCTTATCTATAAAGACTATGAAATCCTCAATATCACCCCTGTACGCACGTTTTGTATTATACGGGGCGCCCTTTTCCCTCTCCAGATATTTATAAAATTCCTTTGCGGCAGACTTTATGGCGTGCTTATCCATGAGATAATTATTTTATAATTTTTTCCCAAATAATCAAGTAAATTCAAATAATTCGTGACACCTTCCGATTGACCGGCGACAGTATTGCCTTGTCCGGACTTGCTAAAATCGACACAATTGTCGAACAGAACACGATCATTTCGACATTTTTTTCCTGTTACTCCCTATCATATCCACGATTGAAAAACCCTATTGAACAATAATAACGCCCGTTTACGGATAACCTCACGGCGTGGCACGGTCTTTGCTCTTCTAAAGGACATGGTAAAGGAACTGGTCAGGATGAATCAATGGGGCCGTGAAGTGTTCAGTACCTCGTTACTTACCATC
The genomic region above belongs to Syntrophorhabdaceae bacterium and contains:
- a CDS encoding tyrosine-type recombinase/integrase, coding for MDKHAIKSAAKEFYKYLEREKGAPYNTKRAYRGDIEDFIVFIDKSSYDAIDHNTIRAYIVSIYKNLKKSSLSRKVSAIKVFFKFMKRKGYTEENTALVIKNPKIEKNLPKFYTIDEMFHFLDFLPREGWLNVRNRAIFELMYSTGTRAQEVLSLDIDDVHLDGMWIKIKGKGGKERIVPFGEKAKSALEEYRDTVKDIGKKDIGKKDIGKQEVGKKEIGKKEIGKDVPGKALFINIRGGRLSYRGLLKIMKKHQLKAQLFKDLSLHGIRHSFATHLLDSGADLRSIQELLGHSKLSTTQKYTHVSMDKLMEIYDKSHPRR